CTTCGTGGCCAGCAAATATGGCCCGGCCTCGACCCATTGGCGCAAGCTTGAGGCGCGCGTGGCGCGTGGTGTGGGAAATCCCTGTCCGCTGCTTTTGATCGGAATGCCCGAAAGCCTGTTGTCCGAGGCTGACCTGCCCCCGGCCCCGACGCCGCGCGACCTATTCGGCGGCGATGCCTGAGTTGTAGGCGTAGGTCTTCCAGTCGGGCTTGTAATCGGCATCCGCCTGATTGCCCCAGACCGTCCAGCCCTTGCGAATACCGCGGCCGAAAAGCTCCAGATAGGGGCCCCAGGAACAGTCCTCGATCAACGCGTATTGTTCGTCGGGTTTACGGGAATGTTCGCGCTTGCGGGTCTGTACCATGTTTACCTGCCGCCGACCGGGCGCCAGCGTGCGGGCGTTCTTGCCCCGCGTACCGAACAGCAGAAGTTCCGTGACATTGCGGAAGTAGAACCCCACGCCGCGCCCGTCCGACCCGCCATCCTTGCGGATCTTGTGCCAGACGATATTCGATTTGTATTCGAACCCCCAGGCGGTCAGCACCTGCAAGCCCTCTGGCAAGAGCGCGTTGGGCACCCACAGATAGCAATGGGCGCGGTCTTCCAGATGGTCGGCCACAGGCAGGGCGCAGATTTCCTCGACCGTCAGGGTCGGATAGCGCGACAACCGCTTGTGTTCCGGCGCGACCTTTCCCGTGCGGTTGATGAACCGCCATGGCGGGTCCGCCAGAACGGTGGCAAACCGGTCCTCGCCTAGGAAATCTTGCAGGTCTTGTGCCGCCGATGCGCCCATATCCAACATATTGGCGGATTTCCCTTGCTGCTCCAACTGGAACAATATGAGAACAAGGCGGGGATTTCAATTCCTTTCCTTGACGGCGGGCATGCGGGGCCGCCGAATCCGCTTTCGGTTGGCCGCGGAAAGTGACAGCAACGGCCCGGGACAAGGAAGCGAAGGACAGGTTGCATGACGAAGGCTCAACCGCTCGGGGCCCCCGTGCCCGACTGGACCGCGCCCGTGTGGCCGGCGCGGCAGACCCTTGACGGGCGGTGCGCCGTGCTGGAGCCGCTGTCGGCAGAGCGGCATGCGGCAGACCTGCACCTGGCCAATTCCGCGGACGCGTCGATCTGGCACTACCTGCCATACGGGCCGTTCGCGTCGCTGGAGAGTTTCGAGGACTGGATGACAGGCGTCACCTCCCATGACGACCCGGTGTTCTTCGCCGTCCGTGATCGGCAGAGCGGCCTGTGCACGGGGGTATTGAGCTATCTGCGAATCCAGCCGCAGGCGGGCTCCATCGAGATCGGGCATGTGAATTTCTCGAAAGCCTTGCAGCGTACCCCCGCCGCGACCGAGGCCGTGACCCTGCTGGTCGGCTGGGCGTTCGAGGCGGGATATCGGCGGGTGGAATGGAAGTGCAACACGCTGAACATGGCCTCTCGCCGGGCGGCGCAAAGGTTCGGGCTCAGCTATGAGGGCATCTTCCGGCAGCATTCGGTGGCCAAGGGGCGCAATCGCGACACCGCATGGTTTGCTGCGATCGATGCGGAATGGCCCGCACTGAAGGCCGCCTATAGCCGCTGGCTGGCACCATCGAATTTCGACGCGGCGGGCCGGCAGATCGAACGGTTGAGCGACCTGACGCGCCCCGTTCTGGTCGCGGCGGACCCCGAACTGTCCTGAAGGCTTGCGCTGCATTGAGGCACGGTCGATAACCCAGCAAACCGCCACGAAAGGAAAGACCCATGATCGGCCGCCTGAACCATGTCGCCATTGCCGTGCCGGACCTCGACGCCGCGTCGGCGCAATATGCCAACACGCTGGGGGCCAAGGTCGGTGCCCCGCAGGATGAGCCCGACCATGGCGTGACCGTGGTCTTCATCGAACTGCCCAACACCAAGATCGAACTTCTGTATCCGCTGGGCGATGCCAGCCCGATCAAGGGGTTTCTGGAAAAGAACCCCTCCGGCGGTATCCACCATATCTGCTACGAGGTGGACGATATCCTTGCCGCGCGCGACAAGCTGAAGGATCAGGGCGCCCGCGTGCTGGGCACGGGCGAACCCAAGATCGGCGCCCACGGCAAGCCGGTGCTGTTCCTGCATCCCAAGGATTTCAACGGGACGCTGGTCGAGCTGGAACAGGTCTGATCTCAAGACCCCGCCCCGGATCAGGTCCGGGGCGGAGGGCTCAGGCGGCAACGGGATCGCGCGCCGCCAGCCCGTTGACGATATGGGTGAAGACCGCCGCCGCCAGAATCGGGATCACGAGGTTCACCAGCGGGAAGGTCAGCGGCACCGCCATCAAAAGCCCGGCAGCGAAGATCGTCAGGCTATGCCGCTTGCGCAACTCTCGCGCGCCCTTGCGGCCCAACCGACGCATGCCCGCCATCTGGAAATATTCGCGGCCCAGAAGGAAGCCGTTCACCGCCCAAAACAGGAAGGGGGCTAGCGGCCCGACGAAGAAATACAGGACCAACGCGACAAGGTTCACCCCGATCAGCACGCCGAGGAAGCCGATGCTGTCCATGATCTGGTCGGTGATCGGTATGGCGTGCGGTTCCGGCAGACCGGGGTAATGACGCGCCTCCACGGCCTCGGCCACGTCGTCGAGGAAGATGCCGGTAAAGGCCGAGGCGACCGGCACCATCAGGAAGACCGACATCACGATCATCAGCAGGAACGACGCGCCGGAGAGGATCTCGTCAACCCAATGCACCTCGCCGATCCAGGGCAGGGTGAAGGTGTCGGGCACGAACCAGCCGATCAGGAAGAACACCAGCGCATAGATCGCGGCGAGCAGAAGCACGCTCAACCCGATGCCCAGGAACAGAACCCTGCGGAAGGCGCGGTCGCCGATCTGGCCAAGCGTTTTCAGAAAGGCAGTAAGGATCATTCCGACACCCATTCGGTGATTGCGTTCAGATCGGGTCGTGGCCGTTCCGGCGGGGCCGTGGTTTCGGTGCCGATGAAGATCAGCCCGGCGACCTGTTCGGACGGGGCCAGCCCAAGGCCGGTTTCGACGAAGCCGCGATCATGGGAGGGCCAGCCCGACAGCCAGTTCGCCCCCCAGCCCGCCGCCAGCGCGGCATTCAAAAGCGCAAGGCAGACCGCCCCGGCGGAATAGGTCTGTTCGATTTCCGGGATCTTGTCGGAAGGTTTCGGGGACGCGATCACGGCCACGCACAGCCCGCCATCTTCATAGGCTTTTGCCGCTTTCGCGATGGCCTCGGGCGTCTGGCCCAATGCAGGCCCCCGTTCCTGCACCAAACCGGCAAGGCGGCGCAGGGCCGGGGCCTCAAGCACGATGAAGCGCCAGGGTTCCAGCTTGCCATGATCGGGACTGCGCGCGGCGGCAGTGAGGATTGGGATCAACTCATCGCGCGTGGGCACCGGCAGGCTCAGCGTCTTTGCCGGGCGCGAGCGGCGGGTGAGCAGGAAGTCCAGCACCTCGGGACGTGGGGTGGGCATGCTTATCTCCGTTTACCTTGTCCTGATGTCGGCCATCGCGGCGCGCGGTTCAACCCCGCTTGACCCCGGCCGCCTGATCGGACAGCAACATGCCATGTGCGATCTTGCCCATCTGGCCGACCCCGGTACCGAGATTTCCGTTCGCGTGACGCCGAAAGCCTCGCGCAACCGGGTTGTGGTGGAGGAGGGGCAGGTGCGCGTCTATGTCACCACCGTGCCGGAGGGCGGCAAGGCCAATGCCGCGGTCGTCAAGCTGCTGGCCAAGGCAGTCGGCGTTCCGAAGTCGCGGCTGGAACTGATCCGGGGGCAGACGTCGCGCGACAAGGTTTTTCGCGTTTTGGAGTGAGGCGGCGCAGGCAACTGGGGAAGATATGATAAACAATCACCCGGCGCGCGGGACGCACCGGGTGTTGTGAAAGCTCTTTAGCCGGCGTCGCGAAACCGGCGTGCGATCATGCGTGGCGCTGACGTGCAACCAGCCCGAGGCCACCAAATGCGGCCAGCAGCAGCGGCAGAGCTGCCGGAAGCGGCACCGCAGGGGCCCCCACCTCCGAGGTGTAGACGAAATTGTCGATTCCGATATCCCAGTCGGTGCCCCACTGGAAATAGGCGGTTCCGGTCAGAGTGACGCCCGGCGTCAGGGTGACCGACGTTCCGGTATGATCGACGATGTCCTGCTGCCAGACGATGTTCCACGCGCTGTCGTAGATGCGGAAGCTCGCATCGCGGGGCGTTACACCGCTACGATAGTTGCCGAAGTCGAAAGCATCGAACGTGATCTGGTAGCCGGCATCGACATCGAACTGAAGCTCGCCCACGTTTCCGTCGGCAGAGGCGTAGGCGACGTCGACAAGCTCCGAATAGCCGGTCGTCCAATGCTCGACATGTTCTTCGTAGACCGTCGCGTTCGCATACCCGTCACGGGTGCGGTTCGTCACATCGACATAGGTGCTGTCGCCGATCGAGTCGTCGAAGGGCGTGTAATCGCCGGTGACCTCATCAAAAGTCATGGTCACAGTCTCGGCGTAGGACGGAACGGCCATCATCGCCGCGAGGCCCAATGCGGGCAGCAAAAGCTTCATTTCATTCCCCAAAAACGAGTTCCAAACTATTAAAATTGTAATTGGCGTTATCGTCGTGGGTCAAGTCGTCGACCTGATCCTGCACACGGAATCCCAGCTGTCTTGCTGCTTGAACCTGTATTTACGCTGCTGGACGCAACCCTGTGCGGCAAGGCACAACTTTCCCGGGATGACAAGGGTGTGCGGCTCCCGCAGGCGCCTCAAGGGTTTTCCGACAGGCCCTTGAATCGCTGTTCCTGCCGGGCGGTCCAGTTGACGGTCAGGCGATAGCCATCTTCGACCTGTTCTTCGCCTTCGACAATGCCCTGCTCGAACAACCAGGCCCGCTTGCGCCCCTCCGAATAGGGCAGGGTCAGCACCCGACGCTCTCGCGTTTCGTCCAGCGCCGCGGTGATCGCTTCCAGCAGTGGCTCCATCCCCTCGCCGGTCCAGGCCGACAAGGTCACGATGTGGTCGTGGCGCGTTGCCACCGCCGCAATCGCCTCACGGCGGTCTGCAGGCAGAAGGTCCGTCTTGTTCCAGACCTCGATCAACGGGGTGTCGCGCATGACGCCAAGATCGTCGAGGATGGTCCGGACATCGGCGGCCTGCTCCTCGGTCTCGTCATGGGCGATGTCGCGGACATGGAGGATAAGGTCGGCCTCCAGCACCTCCTCCAGCGTGGCGCGGAAAGCGGCGACAAGCTGCGTGGGCAGGTCGGAGATAAAGCCCACCGTGTCGGACAGGATGACCTTTAGCCCGGTGGGCAACGCAACCGCCCGCATCGTCGGGTCGAGCGTGGCAAAGAGCATGTCCTTGGCCAGCACCTCCGCCCCGGTCATCCGGTTGAAGAGCGTGGACTTGCCCGCATTGGTGTAGCCTACCAGCGCCACCACAGGGAAGGGCACCTTACGCCGCGCCGCGCGGTGCAGGTCTCGGGTCTTGACCACCTTCGACAACTGCCGCCGGATCCGTGTGATCGCCTCGTCGATGGCGCGGCGGTCGGCCTCGATCTGCGTCTCGCCGGGGCCGCCGACGAAGCCAAGCCCGCCGCGCTGCCGCTCCAGGTGGGTCCATGCGCGCACCAGCCGCGTGCGCTGATAGGACAGCGCGGCCAGTTCCACCTGAAGCACGCCTTCCCGTGTGCGGGCGCGGTCGGCGAAGATTTCCAGGATCAGGCCGGTCCGGTCGAGGATCTTGACCTTCCAGTCCCGTTCAAGGTTGCGCTGCTGAACAGGCGTGACTGGCCCGTCGATCAGGACCAGTTCGACCTCGGCCTGTGACAGCCGTTCGCGCAACTCTTCTATCTTGCCCGATCCGAACAAGAGCCCCGGCCGCGCCTTTGGAAGCGACACGACCTCATGGCCGACCACGTCGATATCCGGCAGGGCGGCGGCGAGCGCGACAGCCTCCTCCAGCGCGGGGCCGGGGGCGCGCCGGTCCTTATCGCTTGCGATGTCGGGATGCAGCACCCAGGCGCGCGTCACCCGGGGGCTGTGATCCTCAAATCCGCCGGAACTCAATCCTCACCGTCGTAGAGGTTGATGGGCTGGGACGGCATGATGGTTGAAATCGCGTGTTTGTACACAAGCTGGGACTGTCCGTCCCGGCGCAGCAGCACGCAGAAATTGTCGAACCACGTGATCACGCCCTGAAGCTTGACGCCGTTGATCAGGAAGATCGTCACCGGCACCTTGGTCTTTCGGACGTGGTTGAGAAATGCGTCCTGCAAATTCTGTTTGTCGGCAGCCATCGGTCTTTTGCCCTTGTTCTTGTTCTGCCCCGCGGCGGACAGGCTTTCCTGATGAGCGGAGTATTAAACGAGGTTTATCGAGATTCCAGACCCCTTGATTGATCCATGCGCGAAAAATGCGCGCGGTGTTGCCGTCAGTTCCGCCAGAACTCGGGGTTGAAGAAGGCAATGATTGCAAGGGTCTCCAGCCTGCCCAGCACCATTGCCATCGCCAGGATGATCTTTGCGCCGTCCCCCAGCACGGCATAGGACAGCGAGGGTTCGGTGGCCGCGGCGGCCAGCGGGCCGGTCGTGGTCAGGGCTGCGACCGTCAGGATCGTGGCGGCCTCGAAGTCGAGACCGGCGGCACCGAGGGCCGTCATCACCATGGCGACCGACAGCGCGAAGAGCATGAAGAAGACGAAGGCGATCTGCGCCCCCTGCCGCCGGATCCGCCGCGCAAAGGCCCCCGCGCCCCCGACCGAGGACGGATGGACGAGCTTTTCCATCTCGCGCAGGCCGTGCTTGTAAAGCGCGTAGATCCGCAAGAGTTTCACCCCGCCTGCGGTCGTGGCCACACCGCCCCCGAAAACCGCGAGTCCCACAAGGATCAGCCCGGGCGTGGCAAGCCCGGACCAGTCGCGCGCGTCGATCCATTCGTTGGACGCAAACCCCGTCGTCGTCAGGTAGGACGTCACCGTGAACACCGTGCCCCACAACGCCTTGACCGCGGCCAGCAGGTCCTCTTCGGCCGAAACCTCATAGGCGCCCAGCCAGTGGCGCGCGAACAGGAAGAACGTCACGACCCACGCGATTCCGACGCCCATCTTGATCTCGACATCCTTTTTCAGGCTGCGCCAGCTTTCGGTGCGGAAATCGAGCATGAAGGTCTGGCGTGAGAAGGCGAACAGGAAGAAGCACCACAGCATGAACTCGCCCAACAGGCCGCTATGCCCGTACTGGACCCCGCCCACCGGCGAGATGCCCGAGGTCGACAGGACCGACATCGCGTGACAGGCCGCGACCAGCGGCCCTTCGCCGGCCAGCAGCATCAGCACCCAAAGACCCGCGGTCAGCCCGACATAGACCGGCATCAGCTTGGCGCCGAACCGCTTCAGCCGTTCGCGCATATTGGCCGCCTGTCGCGACTCGGCCGCCCAGCGCGGTTCCGATCCGGTGCCTTCGCCCGGGCTTGCCGTGACCTCGAACCCGCCAAGATTCATCGGCGCCAGAATCGCGATGGCCGTGACCCACAGGAAGAACCCGCCCAGCCAGCCCACAATGGCACGCCAAAGATGCAATGCGGCCGACAGATCGCCCGGGTCGTCGAACAGCGAGGCACCGGTCGTCGTCAAGCACGAGACCATTTCGAAATAGGCATCCAGAAACGCGGTATTGCCCTGGGCCTCGGCAAAGGGCACGGCAAGGATCAGGGGCAGGACCGTGTAGAAGCCCAGCATCGCCAACAGGTGGCTGCGGGCCTGGTTGGTGCTGGCGTTGTTGATCGTGGCGAACCCCACAAGGGCGGTCAGCACCGTGAACAGCAACCCGCCATAGAGAAAGCTGCGGGCGGTCTGCCAGTCATGCTCTGTCACGGCGAGCACGACGACGGGAAACATCGCCACCGTGCCGAAGCCCATCAGGAGGACGAGAAACGGAAGTTCGGCCAGCCGCTTCATGGGCGGTCAGAAAAAGTCGATGGAGACCTGCAACAGGCGCTCCACCTCCGGCACGTCGGCCGATAGCGAGAAGATGACCACCATGTCGCCTTCCTCGATGCGCGTCGTGCCGGTGGGGCGGATCACCTTGCCGTCCTTCATCACGGCCCCCATCAGCGCGCCTTCGGGGAAGTCGATATCCTGAACCCGCTTGCCCGCCATGGGCGAGGTCGACAAAACCTGCGCCTCCAGCACCTCGGCCTCGGCATCGCCAATCGAGTAGACGCCGCGCACACGCCCGTGGCGAACATGGCGCAGGATCGAACTGACCGTGGTGGCGCGGGGGTTGATATAGGCGTCGATGTCCAGCGGCCCCATCAGCGATACCAGTGAGGGGTCGTTGACCAGACAGATCGCCATAGGGCAGCCTTCCATCTTGGCGCGCACGGCGGCCAGAAGGTTGGTCTTGTCGTCGTCCGTCACCGCAAGCACGGCGTCGGCCCGGTGAACATTGGCCTCGTTCAGCAGGTTGACGTCCAGCCCGTCGCCATTCAGCACGATGGTCCGTTCCAGTTCATCGGCGGCGATCTCGGCCCGGCCGCGGTCCTTTTCGATCACCTTGGCGCGGATGCGCTCCTCGCTGTTTTCAAGGGCCTTGGCAACGGCCAGCCCGACATTGCCGCCGCCGATGATGACGACCCGTTCCTGTTTTTTCAGGGTCTTGCCGAAGATCTCCAGCGTCCGGTTCACGTCCTCTGTATGGGCGAAGACGTAAATCTGATCTTCGGGGAACAACTGGTCGCCCGGTTCCGGGGCGAACAGCGTGCCCTCGCGCCGGACGCCGACCACCAATGCGCGCAGGGTGGAAAACAGGTCGGTCAACTGGCGGAGCGGCGTGTGCACGACCGGGCAGTCCTCCTCCAGCGTGATGCCCAGAAGCTGCGCCTGACCCTTCAGAAAGCTCTCGGTATCAAAGGCGGCCGGGGCGGCCAGCCGTTGCAGCGCGGCCTCGGCCACCTCACGCTCGGGGCTGATGACCACGTCGATCGGCATGTGGTCGCGCCGGTATAGGTCGGAATAGATCGCAGTCAGGTAGGACTGCGCCCGAAGCCGCGCGATCTTGCGCGGGACGGCAAAGATCGAATGGGCCACCTGGCAGGCGACCATGTTGACCTCGTCCGAATGGGTGGCGGCGATGATCATGTCCGCATCGCGCGCGCCCGCGCGCTCAAGGATATCGGGGTAGGAGGCATGGCCCGATATCCCCTGCACGTCCAGCGCATCGGTCGCCCGCTGCACCAGATCGGGGTTGAAATCGACGACGGTAACGTCGTTGCGCTCCCCCGACAGGTGCCGGGCGATCTGCCAGCCCACCTGGCCTGCACCGCAGATGATGACCTTCATTCAACCGTTCCGACTGGCAAACTTGCCTCATGCATTGCAGAAGGGGCGCGGCCGGTCAATCGGCCGCCTCTGCTTCTTCCACATGGGCCACGCGCGCGCCCGTTTTGGCAGAGGTGACGACGCCCAGAGATTTCAGTTTCCGGTGCAGGGCTGAGCGTTCCATGCCCACGAAACTGGCGGTGCGCGAGATGTTGCCGCCGAAGCGGTTGATCTGGGTCAGCAGGTATTCGCGTTCGAACAACTCGCGCGCTTCGCGCAGGGGCAGGGTGGCAAGGCTACCCGACAGCAGGACCCGTTCGTCGTCGTCACCGCCAGTGCTGGGCAGTTCGGACGATGTGATCTCGCCGCTGCTCTCGCCCAGGATCAGCACCCGCTCGATCACGTTCTTCAACTGCCGCACATTGCCGGGCCACGTCATGGTCTGCAGCATCGCCTCGGCCTCTCCCG
The genomic region above belongs to Rhodovulum sp. P5 and contains:
- a CDS encoding MT-A70 family methyltransferase, whose product is MGASAAQDLQDFLGEDRFATVLADPPWRFINRTGKVAPEHKRLSRYPTLTVEEICALPVADHLEDRAHCYLWVPNALLPEGLQVLTAWGFEYKSNIVWHKIRKDGGSDGRGVGFYFRNVTELLLFGTRGKNARTLAPGRRQVNMVQTRKREHSRKPDEQYALIEDCSWGPYLELFGRGIRKGWTVWGNQADADYKPDWKTYAYNSGIAAE
- a CDS encoding GNAT family N-acetyltransferase, which produces MTKAQPLGAPVPDWTAPVWPARQTLDGRCAVLEPLSAERHAADLHLANSADASIWHYLPYGPFASLESFEDWMTGVTSHDDPVFFAVRDRQSGLCTGVLSYLRIQPQAGSIEIGHVNFSKALQRTPAATEAVTLLVGWAFEAGYRRVEWKCNTLNMASRRAAQRFGLSYEGIFRQHSVAKGRNRDTAWFAAIDAEWPALKAAYSRWLAPSNFDAAGRQIERLSDLTRPVLVAADPELS
- the mce gene encoding methylmalonyl-CoA epimerase, translating into MIGRLNHVAIAVPDLDAASAQYANTLGAKVGAPQDEPDHGVTVVFIELPNTKIELLYPLGDASPIKGFLEKNPSGGIHHICYEVDDILAARDKLKDQGARVLGTGEPKIGAHGKPVLFLHPKDFNGTLVELEQV
- a CDS encoding EI24 domain-containing protein, coding for MILTAFLKTLGQIGDRAFRRVLFLGIGLSVLLLAAIYALVFFLIGWFVPDTFTLPWIGEVHWVDEILSGASFLLMIVMSVFLMVPVASAFTGIFLDDVAEAVEARHYPGLPEPHAIPITDQIMDSIGFLGVLIGVNLVALVLYFFVGPLAPFLFWAVNGFLLGREYFQMAGMRRLGRKGARELRKRHSLTIFAAGLLMAVPLTFPLVNLVIPILAAAVFTHIVNGLAARDPVAA
- a CDS encoding nitroreductase: MPTPRPEVLDFLLTRRSRPAKTLSLPVPTRDELIPILTAAARSPDHGKLEPWRFIVLEAPALRRLAGLVQERGPALGQTPEAIAKAAKAYEDGGLCVAVIASPKPSDKIPEIEQTYSAGAVCLALLNAALAAGWGANWLSGWPSHDRGFVETGLGLAPSEQVAGLIFIGTETTAPPERPRPDLNAITEWVSE
- a CDS encoding DUF167 domain-containing protein, whose product is MCDLAHLADPGTEISVRVTPKASRNRVVVEEGQVRVYVTTVPEGGKANAAVVKLLAKAVGVPKSRLELIRGQTSRDKVFRVLE
- a CDS encoding VPLPA-CTERM sorting domain-containing protein, with translation MKLLLPALGLAAMMAVPSYAETVTMTFDEVTGDYTPFDDSIGDSTYVDVTNRTRDGYANATVYEEHVEHWTTGYSELVDVAYASADGNVGELQFDVDAGYQITFDAFDFGNYRSGVTPRDASFRIYDSAWNIVWQQDIVDHTGTSVTLTPGVTLTGTAYFQWGTDWDIGIDNFVYTSEVGAPAVPLPAALPLLLAAFGGLGLVARQRHA
- the hflX gene encoding GTPase HflX; translation: MTRAWVLHPDIASDKDRRAPGPALEEAVALAAALPDIDVVGHEVVSLPKARPGLLFGSGKIEELRERLSQAEVELVLIDGPVTPVQQRNLERDWKVKILDRTGLILEIFADRARTREGVLQVELAALSYQRTRLVRAWTHLERQRGGLGFVGGPGETQIEADRRAIDEAITRIRRQLSKVVKTRDLHRAARRKVPFPVVALVGYTNAGKSTLFNRMTGAEVLAKDMLFATLDPTMRAVALPTGLKVILSDTVGFISDLPTQLVAAFRATLEEVLEADLILHVRDIAHDETEEQAADVRTILDDLGVMRDTPLIEVWNKTDLLPADRREAIAAVATRHDHIVTLSAWTGEGMEPLLEAITAALDETRERRVLTLPYSEGRKRAWLFEQGIVEGEEQVEDGYRLTVNWTARQEQRFKGLSENP
- the hfq gene encoding RNA chaperone Hfq; this encodes MAADKQNLQDAFLNHVRKTKVPVTIFLINGVKLQGVITWFDNFCVLLRRDGQSQLVYKHAISTIMPSQPINLYDGED
- a CDS encoding TrkH family potassium uptake protein, whose protein sequence is MKRLAELPFLVLLMGFGTVAMFPVVVLAVTEHDWQTARSFLYGGLLFTVLTALVGFATINNASTNQARSHLLAMLGFYTVLPLILAVPFAEAQGNTAFLDAYFEMVSCLTTTGASLFDDPGDLSAALHLWRAIVGWLGGFFLWVTAIAILAPMNLGGFEVTASPGEGTGSEPRWAAESRQAANMRERLKRFGAKLMPVYVGLTAGLWVLMLLAGEGPLVAACHAMSVLSTSGISPVGGVQYGHSGLLGEFMLWCFFLFAFSRQTFMLDFRTESWRSLKKDVEIKMGVGIAWVVTFFLFARHWLGAYEVSAEEDLLAAVKALWGTVFTVTSYLTTTGFASNEWIDARDWSGLATPGLILVGLAVFGGGVATTAGGVKLLRIYALYKHGLREMEKLVHPSSVGGAGAFARRIRRQGAQIAFVFFMLFALSVAMVMTALGAAGLDFEAATILTVAALTTTGPLAAAATEPSLSYAVLGDGAKIILAMAMVLGRLETLAIIAFFNPEFWRN
- the trkA gene encoding Trk system potassium transporter TrkA, translated to MKVIICGAGQVGWQIARHLSGERNDVTVVDFNPDLVQRATDALDVQGISGHASYPDILERAGARDADMIIAATHSDEVNMVACQVAHSIFAVPRKIARLRAQSYLTAIYSDLYRRDHMPIDVVISPEREVAEAALQRLAAPAAFDTESFLKGQAQLLGITLEEDCPVVHTPLRQLTDLFSTLRALVVGVRREGTLFAPEPGDQLFPEDQIYVFAHTEDVNRTLEIFGKTLKKQERVVIIGGGNVGLAVAKALENSEERIRAKVIEKDRGRAEIAADELERTIVLNGDGLDVNLLNEANVHRADAVLAVTDDDKTNLLAAVRAKMEGCPMAICLVNDPSLVSLMGPLDIDAYINPRATTVSSILRHVRHGRVRGVYSIGDAEAEVLEAQVLSTSPMAGKRVQDIDFPEGALMGAVMKDGKVIRPTGTTRIEEGDMVVIFSLSADVPEVERLLQVSIDFF